A genomic stretch from Calidithermus timidus DSM 17022 includes:
- a CDS encoding VIT1/CCC1 transporter family protein has product MPKAHIERHFSGSETVRDVVIGMSDGLTVPFALAAGLAGAVDSNFVVLVAGVAEVVAGSIAMGLGGYLAARTEADHYQAELAREEREVRELPQAEIEEVRAVFRRYGLEGEALEQATQAIIRDPKVWLSFMMQEELGLEEPDPRRALRSALTIGGSYVAGGAIPLLPYLLPLSIGQSLLLSAGITLVALGIFGAFKARFTGLPLLKGAWQTVLVGGLAAGAAYGLARLVSGFSA; this is encoded by the coding sequence GTGCCTAAAGCTCATATCGAGCGGCATTTTTCCGGCTCTGAGACCGTACGGGATGTGGTCATCGGGATGTCCGATGGCCTTACGGTGCCCTTTGCCCTGGCGGCGGGACTGGCTGGGGCGGTAGATTCCAACTTCGTGGTGCTGGTGGCGGGGGTTGCCGAGGTGGTGGCCGGCTCCATCGCCATGGGCCTGGGTGGGTACCTGGCGGCCCGCACCGAGGCCGACCACTACCAAGCCGAGCTGGCGCGCGAAGAGCGGGAGGTGCGCGAGCTGCCTCAGGCCGAGATCGAGGAGGTGCGGGCGGTCTTCCGTCGCTACGGTCTGGAAGGGGAGGCCCTCGAGCAAGCCACCCAGGCCATAATCCGCGATCCTAAGGTCTGGCTCAGCTTCATGATGCAGGAGGAGCTGGGCCTGGAGGAGCCTGACCCCAGGCGGGCGCTGCGCAGCGCCCTGACCATTGGGGGTTCGTATGTGGCGGGTGGGGCCATCCCCTTGCTTCCCTACCTCTTGCCGCTTTCCATCGGGCAGTCCTTACTGCTGAGTGCAGGGATAACGCTGGTGGCCCTGGGAATTTTTGGAGCTTTCAAGGCCCGCTTTACCGGACTCCCCCTTTTGAAAGGGGCCTGGCAAACCGTGCTGGTCGGGGGTTTGGCCGCCGGCGCGGCCTACGGCCTGGCCAGGCTGGTGAGCGGTTTTTCCGCCTAG
- a CDS encoding GNAT family N-acetyltransferase, protein MPPQLRPALPTDLAALTEVAYATGFFGRSAEVYFPAKRLFGELWVGPYLGPAGGCGLVLEEGGQILGYVLGAQDPLAYRRYFLQGLPRWLLQAAQGRFSGLEASLRFLLRALRYPSKAAPNRLFPAHLHLNLLSGVRGQGWGERLLRAHLACLQQKGLPGVQLSTTEENRAALGLYQKLGFREYARWTSPLWAPWLGRPVVHLTLVLPLGGD, encoded by the coding sequence ATGCCCCCCCAGCTTCGCCCTGCCCTTCCCACCGACCTTGCGGCCCTCACCGAGGTGGCCTACGCTACCGGCTTTTTTGGCCGTTCGGCGGAGGTCTACTTTCCGGCCAAGCGGCTCTTCGGCGAGCTCTGGGTGGGGCCCTACCTGGGGCCTGCGGGAGGGTGTGGTTTGGTGCTCGAGGAAGGGGGTCAAATTTTAGGCTACGTGCTGGGCGCGCAAGACCCCCTGGCCTACCGCCGATACTTCCTGCAAGGGCTGCCCCGCTGGCTGCTCCAGGCGGCCCAGGGTCGTTTTTCAGGGCTCGAGGCCAGCCTGCGCTTCCTCTTGCGCGCCCTGCGCTACCCCAGCAAGGCCGCTCCCAATAGGCTTTTTCCTGCCCATCTGCACCTCAACCTTCTGAGCGGGGTGCGGGGCCAGGGCTGGGGCGAGCGGCTCCTGCGGGCGCACCTGGCCTGCCTTCAGCAAAAAGGCTTGCCCGGTGTCCAGCTCTCCACCACCGAGGAAAATCGGGCGGCCCTGGGGCTCTATCAGAAGCTGGGCTTCCGGGAGTACGCCCGCTGGACGAGCCCCCTCTGGGCACCCTGGCTGGGGCGCCCGGTGGTGCACCTGACCCTGGTGCTGCCGCTTGGAGGGGATTAG